One Setaria italica strain Yugu1 chromosome II, Setaria_italica_v2.0, whole genome shotgun sequence DNA segment encodes these proteins:
- the LOC101773609 gene encoding uncharacterized protein LOC101773609, protein MNLPRQSVRLYIASVLDCTLLQYLIAEDKSNYELLYDDDEEMDTMVATIDAKSSFHRSTHVRRLVPRDHANGEARIIRHYFADNPMYTPGQFRRRFRMKRHVFIRILNTVKSVDRYFQQRENCTGLLGLSALQKVVAAIRILAYGLPADAVDEYVQIGKSTAHEALYHFCSAVIVAFGKEYIRSPTPVDVAHLLQVGENHGFPGSCNDINVLQRSPIFSAYIRGETPLVQFTVNGRTYDIYPFDRERLSDIMTACIIMHNMIVEDEKSKAINTNFDNISTPATP, encoded by the exons ATGAATCTCCCCCGCCAATCTGTGCGGCTGTACATTGCTTCAGTACTTGATTGTACATTGCTTCAGTACTTGATTGCAGAGGATAAGTCGAATTATGAGTTGCTTTATGACGACGATGAAGAGATGGACACTATGGTGGCAACCATTGATGCAAAGAGCTCCTTCCACCGCTCAACACATGTGAGACGACTTGTCCCCAGAGACCATGCTAATGGAGAGGCAAGGATCATACGCCATTACTTTGCTGACAACCCTATGTACACCCCTGGACAATTTCGTAGAAG GTTCCGTATGAAGCGTCACGTGTTCATCCGCATTCTTAATACAGTTAAGTCTGTGGATAGATACTTCCAGCAACGTGAGAATTGTACTGGGTTGTTAGGATTGAGTGCTTTGCAGAAGGTGGTAGCCGCAATTCGCATACTTGCGTATGGTTTGCCAGCAGACGCCGTTGATGAGTATGTGCAAATTGGCAAGTCAACTGCTCATGAGGCTCTTTACCATTTCTGCAGTGCTGTTATAGTTGCCTTTGGGAAGGAATACATCCGTTCTCCAACCCCTGTCGATGTGGCTCATCTACTGCAAGTGGGTGAGAATCATGGTTTCCCAG GCAGCTGCAACGATATCAACGTACTGCAAAGGTCACCTATTTTCTCAGCATATATCCGAGGAGAGACACCTCTTGTTCAGTTCACTGTTAATGGGCGGACATATGACATATATCCTTTTGACAGGGAGCGTCTTTCTGATATTATGACCGCTTGTATTATAATGCATAATATGATTGTGGAGGATGAGAAGTCTAAGGCCATCAATACCAACTTCGACAACATTAGCACCCCAGCAACTCCATGA
- the LOC101774017 gene encoding glutathione S-transferase T3-like, with protein sequence MDDYINTFNDASVGISGEDLVDAAQSVGCGGYSDSSMSTSATPPPGRRKVAATRNKQTNFSAYEDNMLCKSWLEISCDPIINTGQTRESFWVRVVNRYNSKCNTYPERTQKSITSRWDHIKAEVSKFSGYMAEMIRSNPSGMLDTDKSVAAAADFVAIEKYNFTLMHCWQILKDEPKWMELKRKMDTPQNSASRENVLTSEQRNILDLDPDDSSPASSTGK encoded by the coding sequence ATGGATGATTATATTAATACCTTCAACGATGCATCAGTTGGTATTTCTGGAGAAGATCTTGTTGATGCAGCACAGAGTGTTGGTTGTGGAGGATATTCTGATTCTTCCATGAGTACCTCTGCTACCCCACCCCCTGGACGGCGCAAGGTGGCGGCAACTAGGAACAAGCAGACCAACTTCTCAGCATATGAAGATAATATGCTTTGCAAATCTTGGCTGGAGATCAGCTGCGATCCTATCATCAACACCGGCCAGACGAGGGAATCCTTTTGGGTTCGTGTGGTCAACAGATACAACTCAAAATGCAACACCTATCCAGAGAGGACACAGAAATCAATTACGAGTCGTTGGGATCACATCAAGGCCGAAGTGAGCAAATTCTCTGGATACATGGCTGAGATGATTCGCTCCAATCCTAGTGGCATGTTGGATACAGATAAGtctgtggctgctgctgctgattttGTAGccatagaaaaatataatttcacCCTCATGCACTGTTGGCAAATCTTGAAGGATGAGCCCAAATGGATGGAGCTCAAAAGAAAAATGGACACCCCTCAAAATAGTGCTTCCAGGGAAAATGTCCTCACCAGTGAACAACGCAACATTTTGGATCTTGATCCTGATGATTCCTCACCAGCTAGCTCGACAGGAAAATGA
- the LOC101774935 gene encoding ubiquinol-cytochrome-c reductase complex assembly factor 1, with amino-acid sequence MSRWHTAACRISAAAASRNSAAESRVLSRACSKAPSLPPLPPPLQTLARTFAKSAAAATSTSTATSRSSGAAAPASAGPRPEVRLNSMFLSKPCSLALPPDSPLRAADPQYEGIKRFMLTLLLFYSKQSKALRGANVVYDRITSQVDAPAIYDVFQLEKTFKTTFSLLVLHMWLVLRRLKEEGKDGVKFGQYIYEIYNHDVELRVSKAGVNLLLIKWMKELEKIFYGNIVKYDAAISPEARQDDLVNVIWRNIYAEEGSEAMDAAAAPAVQALARYTRREATCLSLTDKDVMFSGNFKFTTLLPPTPSPSPKKPAR; translated from the exons ATGTCACGGTGGCACACGGCCGCATGCcgcatctccgccgccgccgcgtcccgcaACTCCGCGGCGGAGTCACGCGTCCTCTCCAGGGCCTGCTCGAAGGCTCCCTCGCTGCCTCCGCTCCCGCCGCCTCTCCAAACCCTCGCGAGAACCTTCGCcaagtccgccgccgccgccacctccacctccacggccACATCACGCAGCTCCGGCGcagccgccccagcttccgccggGCCGAGGCCCGAG GTCAGACTGAATTCTATGTTCCTGTCCAAGCCCTGTTCATTAGCGTTACCACCTGACTCCCCTCTTAGAGCAGCAGATCCACAGTATGAAGGCATCAAGCGTTTCATGCTCACACTGTTGTTGTTCTACAGTAAGCAAAGCAAGGCACTTAGAGGAGCAAATGTTGTTTATGATCGAATTACTTCTCAAGTTGATGCGCCTGCTATTTATGATG TTTTTCAGTTGGAGAAAACATTTAAAACAACATTTTCATTGCTTGTTCTCCATATGTGGCTTGTTCTACGCCGTTTGAAGGAAGAAGGGAAGGATGGTGTTAAATTTGGACAGTACATCTATGAAATTTACAACCATGATGTGGAGCTCAGAGTTTCAAAAGCTGGG GTTAACTTGCTCTTGATAAAATGGATGAAAGAACTAGAGAAAATATTCTACGGAAACATTGTGAAGTACGATGCTGCGATAAGCCCTGAGGCTCGTCAGGATGATCTTGTAAATGTCATCTGGAG GAATATTTATGCTGAGGAAGGTTCAGAGGCTATGGATGCGGCTGCTGCCCCTGCGGTCCAG GCATTGGCAAGATACACACGAAGGGAGGCAACTTGTCTATCATTGACTG ACAAAGATGTTATGTTCTCTGGAAACTTCAAATTCACAACCCTGCTGCCTCCAACCCCCAGTCCCAGCCCAAAGAAGCCCGCACGATGA
- the LOC101775612 gene encoding peptidyl-prolyl cis-trans isomerase FKBP20-2, chloroplastic, whose protein sequence is MPSQSLGSLALEASPKPKPKPADQLIPFRRTRRAAEQEGEARGEAHHLGEEMELMPSSSSVLSSCNRMVALAPCGRVFASAKRKEKGVLCILGGEKKDVAEVRIQRRTAFSLLLASPVLSVAFSAYGKSKNMNPYDERRLLQQNKKIQEANRAPEDFPNFIREGFQVKVVTSDNYITRDSGLMYEDIKVGTGNSPKDGQQIIFHYVGYNEAGRRIDSTYIQGSPAKIRLGNGTLVPGFEEGIRDMKPGGKRRMIIPPELGPPVGPSTFFSAKQFEVFDVELLAVQDCQRRTIAFYSDVVCS, encoded by the exons ATGCCGTCCCAGTCTCTCGGCTCCCTCGCACTGGAGGCGAGCCCAAAACCCAAGCCCAAACCCGCCGATCAGCTTATCCCCTTCCGCAGGACACGACGAGCTGCGGAGCAGGAGGGAGAAGCCAGAGGCGAAGCGCACCATTTGGGGGAGGAGATGGAGCTGATGCCCTCCTCCAGCTCCGTGCTCTCCTCCTGCAACC GGATGGTTGCTCTTGCTCCGTGCGGGAGGGTATTCGCGAGTGCGAAGCGGAAGGAGAAGGGAGTATTATG TATTTTGGGTGGTGAGAAGAAGGATGTGGCAGAGGTGAGGATCCAGAGGAGAACAGCCTTTTCCTTGCTGCTGGCTTCGCCGGTGCTGTCAGTAGCATTCTCGGCCTATGGGAAGAGTAAAAATATGAACCCTTACGATGAAAGGCGGCTGCTTCAGCAGAATAAGAAGATTCAGGAAGCTAACCGTGCCCCTGAAGATTTCCCAAACTTCATCAGAGAAG GTTTTCAGGTCAAAGTAGTGACATCAGACAACTACATAACACGGGACTCTGGACTAATGTATGAGGACATTAAAGTTGGTACAGGCAACTCTCCAAAGGATGGTCAGCAG ATTATATTTCACTATGTGGGCTACAATGAAGCAGGACGAAGGATAGATAGCACCTATATTCAGGGTTCACCTGCAAAAATTCGGTTAGGGAATGGAACACTAGTTCCAG GTTTTGAAGAAGGCATACGGGACATGAAACCAGGTGGTAAGAGGAGAATGATAATACCTCCAGAGCTTGGTCCTCCT GTTGGGCCATCGACATTCTTCAGTGCGAAGCAGTTCGAGGTGTTCGACGTCGAGCTCCTGGCGGTGCAGGACTGCCAGCGGAGGACGATAGCCTTTTATTCTGACGTTGTGTGCAGCTGA
- the LOC101776291 gene encoding nucleobase-ascorbate transporter 11, which yields MPSSRRTTGRGGGGAGDGGEGDERVPPFMGNNRDHNPRELRSWARRTGFHSSAFFSGESNSSAAPQPPPPPPPPATSRRPPPERRRDPYPDTEDDLDPAPPLDLERGPAAPGRGRGGRPRRRIDLRGELEIPPGFGREEAEPDAGRRGGGGGGGRGDAMRRNGGVERDQAAPNAGRNGNGALADAEARKKAEEAEAKRKAEEAEARRKKEEEERDAELAAYYQEQWANEEEEGAADAAAAETAPLYGASGLRCGITENPGWAPLIFYGIQHYLSIAGSLVFVPLILVPTMGGSDEDTATVISTMLLVSGLTTILHTFLGSRLPLVQGSSFVYLAPALVIANSEEFRNLSDNKFKHVMRELQGAILIGSVFQILLGYTGLMSLFLRLINPVVVAPTIAAVGLAFFSYGFPQAGSCVEISLPLILLVLLCTLYMRKISLFGNRIFLVYAVPLSVAIVWAYAFFLTAGGAYNFKGCSSNIPSSNILLDSCRRHLETMKRCRTDVSTAWKTAAWVRVPYPFQWGPPTFHFKTGIIMIIVSLVASVDSLSSYHAASLLVNLSPPTRGVVSRGIGLEGISTFIAGVWGTGTGSTTLTENIHTLETTKMASRRALQLGAALLVVFSFFGKIGALLASIPVALAASVLCFTWALIVALGLSTLRYTQAASSRNMIIVGFTLFISLSIPAYFQQYEPSSTLILPSYLLPYAAASSGPVRTASSGLNYAVNALLSINVVVALLVAVLLDNTVPGSRQERGVYIWSDPKSLEVDPATLEPYRLPEKVSCWFRWAKCVGI from the exons atgccgaGCTCGCGGCGGACCACCGGCCGCGGTGGTGGGGGAGCGGGAGACGGGGGCGAGGGCGACGAGCGGGTGCCGCCGTTCATGGGCAACAACCGCGACCACAACCCGCGGGAGCTGCGCTCGTGGGCGCGCCGCACGGGGTTCCACTCCTCCGCCTTCTTCTCGGGGGAGTCCAACTCCTCCGCTGCGCcgcagcccccgccgccgccgcctcccccggccacctcccgccgcccgccgccggagcggcggcgggacccCTACCCGGACACGGAGGACGACCTCgatccggcgccgccgctggaccTCGAGCGCGGGCCCGCCGCgcccgggcgcgggcgcggcggccgcccgcgccgccgcatcgACCTCCGCGGCGAGCTCGAGATCCCGCCGGGCTTCGGccgcgaggaggcggagccggacgcggggaggagaggaggaggtggtggtggtgggcgcggGGACGCGATGAGGAGGAACGGCGGCGTCGAGAGGGATCAGGCGGCGCCCAATGCCGGCCGGAACGGGAACGGCGCGCTCGCGGACGCCGAGGCGCGGAAGAaggcggaggaagcggaggcgaagcggaaggcggaggaggccgaggctaggaggaagaaggaggaggaggagagggacgcCGAGCTGGCCGCGTACTACCAGGAGCAGTGGGcgaacgaggaggaggagggagccgcGGACGCTGCCGCGGCCGAGACGGCGCCGCTCTATGGGGCGTCGGGACTCCGGTGTGGCATCACCGAGAACCCCGGATGGG CGCCCCTTATATTTTATGGCATACAACATTATCTGTCAATAGCCGGTTCACTTGTTTTTGTTCCTTTGATACTGGTACCAACAATGGGCGGATCTGAT GAGGACACTGCAACAGTCATTTCCACCATGTTGCTAGTGTCTGGACTTACTACAATACTTCATACTTTTTTGGGTTCTCGGCTTCCACTGGTTCAAGGAAGCTCTTTTGTATATTTGGCTCCAGCCTTGGTCATTGCGAACTCGGAGGAGTTCAGAAATCTTAGTGACAAT AAATTCAAGCATGTAATGAGAGAATTACAGGGGGCTATACTTATTGGTTCAGTATTCCAGATACTATTAGGATATACTGGTCTTATGTCACTGTTTCTGAG GTTAATAAATCCAGTAGTCGTGGCACCAACTATTGCTGCAGTGGGTTTGGCATTTTTCAGTTATGGTTTCCCTCAGGCTGGCAGCTGCGTAGAAATCAGCCTGCCCCTCATTCTGTTGGTTCTTCTGTGCACTCTG TACATGAGAAAAATATCCCTGTTTGGCAACCGTATCTTCCTTGTCTATGCG GTGCCCCTCAGTGTTGCAATTGTATGGGCATATGCATTCTTTCTAACTGCTGGTGGAGCATATAACTTCAAAGGCTGCAGCTCAAATATACCCAGTTCAAACATACTGCTGGATTCTTGCAGAAGGCATTTAGAAACCATGAAGCGCTGTCGCACTGATGTTTCTACTGCATGGAAAACTGCTGCCTGGGTGAGGGTTCCCTATCCGTTCCAATGGGGCCCTCCTACATTTCATTTCAAGACGGGTATCATCATGATAATAGTCTCGCTAGTTGCTTCAGTTGATTCG CTTTCGTCATACCATGCTGCGTCACTGCTGGTAAATTTAAGTCCGCCAACACGGGGAGTTGTCAGCAGAGGGATTGGACTTGAAGGGATTTCAACTTTTATTGCTGGAGTGTGGGGTACAGGTACTGGGTCAACAACGTTAACGGAGAACATACACACCCTAGAAACAACTAAAATGGCCAGCAGAAGGGCTTTGCAGCTTGGGGCTGCCTTGTTGGTTGTCTTCTCATTCTTTG GAAAAATCGGAGCCCTCCTTGCTTCTATACCAGTGGCTTTGGCAGCATCTGTTCTGTGCTTCACCTGGGCGCTAATTGTCGCACTTGGCTTGTCCACATTGAGATATACCCAAGCAGCAAGCTCCAGGAACATGATAATAGTCGGATTTACCCTGTTCATATCCTTGTCAATCCCGGCATATTTCCAGCAGTATGAACCCAGCTCCACTCTCATCCTGCCAAGCTATCTTCTTCCATACGCTGCAGCATCAAGCGGACCAGTGCGCACAGCCAGCAGTGGG CTGAACTATGCGGTGAATGCGCTCCTATCCATCAACGTTGTGGTGGCTCTCCTTGTTGCTGTACTCCTCGACAACACGGTGCCTGGCAGCAGGCAAGAACGAGGGGTGTACATCTGGTCAGACCCGAAGTCCCTGGAGGTGGATCCTGCGACCTTGGAACCCTACCGGTTGCCCGAGAAGGTCTCGTGCTGGTTCAGGTGGGCCAAATGCGTCGGCATCTAA
- the LOC101776690 gene encoding ranBP2-type zinc finger protein At1g67325, with amino-acid sequence MASAKFGAVAQVENRGALSKRSRNDVSVREGDWNCPQCGNVNFSFRNVCNRGACGAPRPSPSPSPRMMPAPPPAGYDRSPLFYGGGGGAPSPIPLGSGSYGAPYPHLGMRYGYGPPVGAPGSYGLFSSYGQPGPMGGMGYGPGPDLGRYSYGFRGSPMPVSSPWSGGALVENSDSIASRKRRGGPDGLSEGDWTCPKCDNINFSFRNTCNMKKCGAPRPTPGAPMGSSRKDNKDAPEGSWNCPECNNLNYPFRTVCNRKGCSYSKPAPTNN; translated from the exons ATGGCTTCCGCCAAG TTCGGCGCTGTCGCGCAGGTGGAGAACCGAGGCGCGTTGTCCAAGAGGTCGCGCAACGACG TGTCTGTAAGGGAGGGGGACTGGAATTGTCCTCAGTGTGGTAATGTCAACTTCAGTTTTAGAAATGTTTGCAACCGTGGAGCCTGCGGTGCACCCCGTCCATCACCGAGTCCAAGTCCA AGAATGATGCCAGCACCTCCTCCTGCTGGATATGATCGGTCACCGCTATTTtacggaggaggaggtggtgcgccATCTCCAATCCCACTTGGATCTGGTAGCTATGGTGCTCCATATCCGCACCTTGGGATGCGATATGGTTATGGTCCACCAGTAGGAGCTCCCGGTTCATATGGCCTTTTCTCTTCATATGGTCAACCTGGGCCGATGGGTG GCATGGGATATGGCCCTGGACCTGATCTAGGCCGATATAGCTATGGGTTTAGAGGATCTCCAATGCCG GTTTCTAGCCCATGGTCTGGTGGAGCATTAGTGGAAAACAGTGACAGCATTGCTTCACGAAAGCGCCGTGGAG GCCCTGATGGACTTTCTGAGGGTGACTGGACCTGTCCCAAATGTGACAATATTAACTTTTCCTTCAGAAACACCTGCAACATGAAGAAATGTGGAGCCCCGAGGCCAACTCCT GGAGCTCCCATGGGTTCATCTCGCAAGGATAACAAGGATGCCCCTGAAGGAAGCTGGAACTGCCCAGAGTGCAACAACCTGAACTACCCCTTCCGTACGGTGTGCAACAGGAAAGGATGCTCATACAGCAAGCCGGCCCCGACCAACAACTAA
- the LOC101777105 gene encoding vacuolar protein sorting-associated protein 32 homolog 1, which translates to MFSWILRGCRDECSASDQLKQARDVFVAKEAVLQKKISQEMERAKEFTKSGNKQAAMQCLKRKKYYESQMSQVGSVQLRINTKEKMIADHMGNK; encoded by the exons ATGTTCTCCTGGATCCTTCGCGGCTGCCGAGACGAGTGCTCCGCCTCCGACCAGCTCAAGCAG GCTCGTGATGTCTTCGTGGCAAAAGAGGCAGTCTTGCAAAAGAAGATTTCTCAAGAGATGGAACGGGCCAAGGAGTTCACTAAGTCAGGAAACAAACAAGCAGCAATGCAGTGCTTGAAGAGGAAAAAGTACTATGAAAGCCAAATGAGCCAGGTTGGAAGTGTCCAGTTACGCATTAATACCAAGGAGAAAATGATCGCTGATCACATGGGAAACAAATGA